From Neisseria cinerea:
AGGTCTTCAGCGATACGTTGTGTGTCTGTCCATTTCATATTAATTCTCCTGTATTTCCCGGCCTTTCAACCGTATAGAATATGTTCCAATGCATACCTGCCAAGGATAGCCGAATGAATAATGCCTTAACCGCCAAACTGTCCAAACTGGTTTATACCGCTCCGGACAATCCCGATTTCCTTTCCAAAATAGGGGAATTTGACCGTCTGGTCCTATTGGTCCGCAGACTGTATCAGATACTCGACGAACAAAATACCCTTTCCCGGCTGACGCTTTGCATCCGCTGTCAAAACCAAAGGGGGCTTATTGTCCTAGACGGTGCACGGGCTGATCCCGATGCCGCAACAATACGTATGAAGCGCTGGCATATTTATACCCAAATTGCCGAACGTATGGCAAACCGTTATGACCGGATTTCCGTAACAATTGAAAATGAGACTGCCAATCCCACCCAACTTGAACAATACTATCTGGATATTGCCGATAAAACTGTCGCTCTTTTTGGATTAAAGGAAGCAAAACTGCAGCAGCCAAAATATCCGGAAGATAAAACACAGCCACAATCAATATTGAAAAAGCTATCCGAAAAGCCTGGTCAAAAACTGAGTATGATTAATACGAAAGCCAAAATAGAGCAATATGCGGCAAAT
This genomic window contains:
- a CDS encoding amino acid permease; this translates as MNNALTAKLSKLVYTAPDNPDFLSKIGEFDRLVLLVRRLYQILDEQNTLSRLTLCIRCQNQRGLIVLDGARADPDAATIRMKRWHIYTQIAERMANRYDRISVTIENETANPTQLEQYYLDIADKTVALFGLKEAKLQQPKYPEDKTQPQSILKKLSEKPGQKLSMINTKAKIEQYAANQTQIPLKIARQRFIYRPN